Part of the Patescibacteria group bacterium genome, AGGTAATAGACCGGCAGTAAATGCCGGATTGTCTGTGTCGCGAGTTGGAAGTTCTGCTCAAATCAAAGCAATGAAAAAAGTTGCCGGTAAAATGAGGCTTGAGGCGGCTCAATACAGAGAGCTCGCGGCCTTTGCTCAATTTGACTCAGACTTAGACACAGAGACTAAAGCCAAACTAGAGAGAGGAAAAAGGCTCAATGAAGTCCTAAAACAAGACCAGTATTCTCCTTTGCCTGTATCAAACCAAGTCTTGATATTCTACGCATTAATAAACGGCTTTATTGACAATGTGGAAGTTCCCGATGTTATAAAATTTGAGGAAGGGTTGCATAAATACGCAGAGATGGCAGGAAAAAAAATCTTGAAGCAAATAGCCGAAGATGAATTTAACGAAGAATTAGAGACTAGCATGAAGGAGTTAATCTCTGATTATAAAGCAACGTTGCAATAGAGAAGATAGAGGAAAAGCAGATAATCCTTAATTTATGAAAAGATAAGATAGATGCAGAAAAGTTAACAGTCAGATTCACATGGCAAAAATTAAAGAGATAAAATCAAGAATAAAATCCGTCAGCAATACTAAGAAAGTTACAAGAGCGATGGAGATGGTTTCAGCCGCAAAAATGCGCAAGGCTATTGAAAGTGTCTTAAATACAAGAACATACGCGAATTCCAGTTGGGAGATTATCTTAAATTTAGCAGGTTCAATCAACGGTAAATCTACTCCTCACCCACTCCTTGCAAAAAGACAAAATATTGAAAAGATTGGAATAATCCTCATCACTTCTAACCGTGGATTGTGCGGAGGATTCAATACAGCCTTGATAAACAAAGTTATACATTCTATAAAAAAACACCAAGAATCAGGTGATAAGAAAATTGAAACTGATTTTATTTTACTAGGAAAAAAAGGGGCGAGTGTTTGCCGAAATTATGGCTATAATATTGCAGCTGATTTCCCTAAACTTGACCTTAACCCTGAATTTAAAGAAGTTGCCCCTGTGGCTAAGATAATAATCGACGGTTTCTTATCCGGTAAATACGATAAAATTATGGTCGCTTATACCGACTTCATAAACGCCGTCAATCAAGCGCCCAGAGTCAAACAACTTCTACCGGTTGACATAAACTCCGATGAAGAATATCTTGGTGTTGTCGGGGAAGATACTCGAGTCGGCTTAGATAAAAAATTCATAGAAGAAAAAGAAAAAAAACATTTGAACTCAGGGGAATTTAAATATGAATATATTTTTGAACCTAATCCGGAAGAAGTTTTAGACAAGGTAGTCCCAAGACTGATAGAAATCCAACTTTACCAAGCGCTCTTAGAATCAACTGCGTCAGAACATAGCGCCAGAATGACCGCTATGCACAAGGCTACTGATTCAGCATCGGAAATGGTCCAAGACCTAACATTATTTTATAACAAAGCGCGCCAAGGAAGTATTACAGCAGAAATCGCTGAAATATCAGCAGGAGCAGAAGCACTTAATAAGTAATTTATATATTTTAATTTAAAAAATATGAAAAAAGAATCAGGGACAAATATAACTGCAGAGACAAACACCAAGGCGAGACAAGCCACCGCCGAAGCGGGGCAAGTAAGACAGATTATCGGCGCGATAGTCGATGTGTATTTTGAGACTAATTTACCGGAGATTTTTACTGCACTAAAGATAAAAACAGGAAACAAAGAAATCGTCCTAGAAACTCAACAGCATATTGGCTCTAATGTTGTAAGAACAATTGCGATGACATCAACAGATGGACTCAAGAGAGGTGATGTTGTAATAAACACAGGCGATCCTATCAGCGCACCTGTTGGAGAAGAGACCTTGGGACGTATTTTTGATGTACTGGGAAATGCCATTGATGGTAAACCAGAGCCTAAAACAGTAAAAAAATACCCTATACATAAAACAGCGCCTGAATTTACATCACAGTCTACTGATACAGAGATATTAGAAACGGGTATTAAAGTGATAGACCTAATCTGCCCAATACTTAAAGGTGGAAAAGTCGGACTGTTCGGTGGAGCCGGAGTAGGTAAGACAGTGATCATCCAAGAGCTTATCAATAACATTGCCAAAGCTCATGGCGGAGTATCTGTGTTTGCCGGCGTCGGAGAAAGGACCCGTGAAGGAAATGACCTATACCACGAGATGAAAGAGTCAAAAGTGATAGATAAGCTCGCTATGGTCTTCGGCCAGATGAATGAACCGCCGGGAGCCAGAGCTCGCGTAGCCCTAACTGCACTCTCAATGGCTGAATATTTCCGTGATGAGAAAAATCAAGATGTGCTTTTCTTCGTTGATAATATTTTTCGTTTCACCCAGGCAGGATCTGAAGTTTCCACTCTTTTAGGCAGGATGCCGTCAGCTGTTGGTTATCAACCAACACTTGCCACAGAAATGGGTGAACTCCAAGAAAGGATTACTTCTACGGACAAAGGATCTATTACGTCTATCCAAGCAGTTTATGTGCCGGCAGACGACCTTACCGACCCGGCGCCGGCAACAACCTTTGCTCATCTTGACTCCACAGTAGTACTATCTAGGGGACTATCTGAGTTGGGTATTTACCCTGCAGTTGACCCACTAGACTCTTCTTCTATCATTCTTGACCCAAAGATTGTAGGGGAAAGACATTACCAAGTGGCAAGAGGTGTCCAAAAAGTCTTACAAAGATATAAAGACCTCCAAGATATTATTGCCATCTTAGGAATGGAAGAACTGTCAGATGAAGATAAGTTAACCGTATCACGCGCAAGGAAGATTCAAAGATTCTTGTCTCAACCATTTTTCGTCGCGGAAACTTTCACAGGAGCTTCCGGTAAATATGTCAAACTAGACGAAACAATCACAGGATTTGAAGAGATATTAGACGGCAAGCATGACGATAAAAACGAAGGAGAATTCTATATGAAGGGAGGAATAGAAGAAGTAATATCTAAAAAATAAATCTAAAATATGCCTCAAAAGACAATAAAATTTGAGATAGTTACTCCTGAGAGGGTTGTCTTTCGTGAAGTGGTCCTACAAGCAACTATCCCGACAAAAGATGGGGAGATAACAGTACTGCCAAATCATATTCCATTAATCTCAATATTAAAGCCGGGAGTGATTGAGCTTAAAACTCAAGAGAGAGGCAGAGAGATTATTGCTGTTTCCGGTGGTTTTATTGAAGTCCTGAAGGATAAAATCGTGATACTGGCCGACACGGCAGAAAAAGCGGAAGAGATTGATCTAGAAAAAACAGAAGAAGCCAGAAAACGAGCGGAAAAAATCAAAATAGAAGGAATTCATAAAGACGATGTCTCATTTACTGATGCGACCATAAAGATCGAGAAAGAGATAGCCAGAGCAATCGCCGTAAAACGTTGGAAAAATATAAGGGACTTAAATTAGACGATGATTCAGAAAATATATATAAGATAACCCTTAGGAAAAAGCAGATACGATGTCAACCCGCCACGTTGACATAAAAGACAATTTTCCTTGCTCAAATATAGACCTATGTTAACATGAAAACATAGGTCTATATTATATTTAATTAAAGTTTCCAACATAATGAATTTTTGGGATTATAAAATTTTAGAAAATACTACTCAAGACTATATTTTGGCAATACTGGCCTTTGCTGTTTTTGTATTTCTTTTTAGGCTATTCCAAGATTTGGTCATAAGACGATTAAAAAATTTAGCGAAAAAGACAAAAACAGACATTGATGACACTCTTATAAAGATTGTCCACACGATAAAACCTCAGTTTTACTACTTCGTAGCATTTTATTTCGCTACATATTTTCTATATTTAAGCAGTACCACAAAGAAGGTTATAAACGTTATATTGCTCGTCTGGATCACTTATCAAGCAATAGTTATAGTAGGCGTCCTTATTGATTACACAATAAATCGCTATATAAAGTCAGGAAACGGTGCTGAAAGCAAGTCAGCCATAAGACTCCTAGGTAAAATAGCAAAAGGAGCACTCTGGCTA contains:
- the atpG gene encoding ATP synthase F1 subunit gamma yields the protein MAKIKEIKSRIKSVSNTKKVTRAMEMVSAAKMRKAIESVLNTRTYANSSWEIILNLAGSINGKSTPHPLLAKRQNIEKIGIILITSNRGLCGGFNTALINKVIHSIKKHQESGDKKIETDFILLGKKGASVCRNYGYNIAADFPKLDLNPEFKEVAPVAKIIIDGFLSGKYDKIMVAYTDFINAVNQAPRVKQLLPVDINSDEEYLGVVGEDTRVGLDKKFIEEKEKKHLNSGEFKYEYIFEPNPEEVLDKVVPRLIEIQLYQALLESTASEHSARMTAMHKATDSASEMVQDLTLFYNKARQGSITAEIAEISAGAEALNK
- the atpD gene encoding F0F1 ATP synthase subunit beta, which produces MKKESGTNITAETNTKARQATAEAGQVRQIIGAIVDVYFETNLPEIFTALKIKTGNKEIVLETQQHIGSNVVRTIAMTSTDGLKRGDVVINTGDPISAPVGEETLGRIFDVLGNAIDGKPEPKTVKKYPIHKTAPEFTSQSTDTEILETGIKVIDLICPILKGGKVGLFGGAGVGKTVIIQELINNIAKAHGGVSVFAGVGERTREGNDLYHEMKESKVIDKLAMVFGQMNEPPGARARVALTALSMAEYFRDEKNQDVLFFVDNIFRFTQAGSEVSTLLGRMPSAVGYQPTLATEMGELQERITSTDKGSITSIQAVYVPADDLTDPAPATTFAHLDSTVVLSRGLSELGIYPAVDPLDSSSIILDPKIVGERHYQVARGVQKVLQRYKDLQDIIAILGMEELSDEDKLTVSRARKIQRFLSQPFFVAETFTGASGKYVKLDETITGFEEILDGKHDDKNEGEFYMKGGIEEVISKK
- the atpC gene encoding ATP synthase F1 subunit epsilon; translation: MPQKTIKFEIVTPERVVFREVVLQATIPTKDGEITVLPNHIPLISILKPGVIELKTQERGREIIAVSGGFIEVLKDKIVILADTAEKAEEIDLEKTEEARKRAEKIKIEGIHKDDVSFTDATIKIEKEIARAIAVKRWKNIRDLN